The sequence AGTTCGTCTATGACGTTCAGCGTGTTTCCAACGGCGATGTTTGGATTGCCACCTGGTCGGGCGTGAATCGCATCAAGGGAGGTAACCTGGACGATGCTCGCCAATGGGAGACCTATAACCTGGAAAACACCCGTGGTGGTTTGCCCAATGACTGGGTGTATGGACTTGAGGAAGGTAAAGACGGCGCGATGTGGTTTGCCACTGAAAATGGCGTGGCGCGCTTCAAGGATGGCAAATGGCAGAATTGGCAGCATAGCGCGGGTCTAGGGGCGCCGCTTGATCTGGTGAAAGCAGATATTCAATTCAATCGCGACCCTGGCGAAGCCTCGCGACATCATGCCAGACAAAAAGAAGAGCAAGGCCTGCAGGACGTCAACGTTGCCTATAACCCTAACTATGTCGTGTCGCTGGAAATTGATGGTCAGGGTACTGTCTGGGGCGGAACCTGGGGGGCGGGTTTGGCTCGCTTTGATGGTACGCAATGGAAAAACTTCACAGTCAAGGACGGACTGCCGTCCAACCATGTGTTTATGCTCTATCTCGATCCGCAAAAGCGGTTGTGGATTGGAACCAGTCAGGGATTGGCGCGTCTGAACGAGGATGGCAAGACTTTCTCGGTTTTGACTCGTCAGGATGGATTGTTTGCTGACAACGTATTCTCCATGGCCAGCGCCGATGACGGCAGCGTCTGGGTAGGCAGCTTTGGCGGTGTTGCGCGTCTGCAAGGACCTTTGTAGCTTGTTTTTATGTCCAAAAGCCGCCCGTTGAGGCGGCTTTTTTATTTCTTCGTGAGTATCATTGACCTAATGTCGTGACAAATTAATATCGGGATAATGGAAAGCGGGATATAATTCGTCATAAATTTGACGTTTATGCCTTCCGAACACCTGCTTGGATAGGCTTTGTTGCGTTGGAAGTAGTGTAACATAATGAAAAGCCTGGGAATTCGTCTTGCTATCGTCATCTCTATCGTCCTTGCCGGATTGATAGCGGTTGCTGGTCTGTTTTTGGAGCGCAGTCTGTCTCGATCCATTCAGGATGAGGGGGTTGAGCAGGCGCAGCTGCACGCCCAGACAATTTTGGGTAGTTTGGTGACGCTGATGCTCAATGGCAATGGTACCTTGGCCCGCGAGTGGCTGGACCGTTTACACGGTGTTGCGGGTATTGAAGACATCGGCGTGCTGCGCACCGATGGCACTCCGGCGTTCACCGATTTAAGTACTGTCCATGCGGTAAACGCATTTTTGGGGGACCCCCGTTTTCATCGCGAACAAATCACGCAGTTTGAGTCCAGCCGGCCTTTGCCTAGCAACATGTTCCGTCAGGCCTTGTCCGGGCAGACTGCCTACGAGCTAACCCGCGATGGCGTTATCACTATTGCCATGCCGATTCAGGCGCAGATGGAATGTCTGACATGCCATGGCTACGAATCCAATGTATTGCGCGGTGTGCTGAGTCTATCGCTGGATAATAGTGCGATGCTGCAACGCATCCGCGATATGCGCCATGCCATCATTATGGGCGCGATTGCAATGGTAATGATTCTTGGACTAGCTCTGTGGCTGGCGCTGAAATTTCATGTGCTGCGTCCCATCGAAAGTTTGCGGGCAGCCCTGGTCAGAATGACCCAGGGAAGTACGGAGCAGCCGCTGGCGGTTGATCGTCAGGACGAGTTGGGGCAACTGGCGGGTGTGTTCAATCGCATGCAGTCCGAGGTGCGCGACAGTCAGCAACGGACCCGGGCAGTGATGGATAACGTGGTCGATGGGGTGCTGACATTGCGTCAGGATGGCACCATTGAAATGATTAATCCGGCCACCAAGCGGTTATTTGGGTACGGCGATGACGAACTGCTTGGGCAGCATGTTGATGTGCTGATTCCAGAAAAATTCCGCCGCAGTGCCGCCGGGATTATTGCCGAGCTGGGTGTGCCTCCTGTGCTGGGAACACCGTACGAAGTAACGGGGCTGCGCAGCAACGATTCGACTTTCCCCATGGAAGTGACGGTCAGCGAGATGGAGGTGGGCGGTAGCCTGTACTACATCGTGACCGTGCGTGACATTACCACCCGCAAGGCGCGCACCGCCGCGTTGCGCTACCAGGCTCTGCATGATGCGTTAACGGACCTGCCTAATCGCACGCTGCTGATGGATCGATTGCAGCAAGGCCTGCGCAAAGCCAATCGCACGGATGGCACCATGGCCTTGCTGCTGATGGATCTGGATCGTTTCAAGGAAGTGAATGACACCCTGGGTCACCATGTGGGTGACAAGTTGCTGCAGCAGGTGGCTTATCGTCTGCGTCATGTATTGCGCGAGTCGGATACCGTTGCGCGTTTGGGTGGCGACGAGTTTTCGGTGATTTTGCCCGATG is a genomic window of Gammaproteobacteria bacterium containing:
- a CDS encoding diguanylate cyclase, whose protein sequence is MKSLGIRLAIVISIVLAGLIAVAGLFLERSLSRSIQDEGVEQAQLHAQTILGSLVTLMLNGNGTLAREWLDRLHGVAGIEDIGVLRTDGTPAFTDLSTVHAVNAFLGDPRFHREQITQFESSRPLPSNMFRQALSGQTAYELTRDGVITIAMPIQAQMECLTCHGYESNVLRGVLSLSLDNSAMLQRIRDMRHAIIMGAIAMVMILGLALWLALKFHVLRPIESLRAALVRMTQGSTEQPLAVDRQDELGQLAGVFNRMQSEVRDSQQRTRAVMDNVVDGVLTLRQDGTIEMINPATKRLFGYGDDELLGQHVDVLIPEKFRRSAAGIIAELGVPPVLGTPYEVTGLRSNDSTFPMEVTVSEMEVGGSLYYIVTVRDITTRKARTAALRYQALHDALTDLPNRTLLMDRLQQGLRKANRTDGTMALLLMDLDRFKEVNDTLGHHVGDKLLQQVAYRLRHVLRESDTVARLGGDEFSVILPDADARQAVVTAQKIIKAVEKTINVEGNDLHVGASVGVAMFPQHGDTANV
- a CDS encoding regulator, producing the protein MKLDIKSVALIIAVVIIIAMGAYIIGVNQGEKSGQPQASSAQGGMSPNHPPVAGQFPLEHSASSGKFSHFRVGNRNVKGMAADDGSVWVGTSGGVLRYDLASDNYELFDVANGSLLSNGVFHVSLLGDKIAVGTYGGGLSLYNPKDKSWKNYNIPQGLADQFVYDVQRVSNGDVWIATWSGVNRIKGGNLDDARQWETYNLENTRGGLPNDWVYGLEEGKDGAMWFATENGVARFKDGKWQNWQHSAGLGAPLDLVKADIQFNRDPGEASRHHARQKEEQGLQDVNVAYNPNYVVSLEIDGQGTVWGGTWGAGLARFDGTQWKNFTVKDGLPSNHVFMLYLDPQKRLWIGTSQGLARLNEDGKTFSVLTRQDGLFADNVFSMASADDGSVWVGSFGGVARLQGPL